Proteins from a single region of Ischnura elegans chromosome 2, ioIscEleg1.1, whole genome shotgun sequence:
- the LOC124154460 gene encoding ER membrane protein complex subunit 8 produces the protein MAEVKFSARAYCKIILHVAKYPHAAVNGILLAEEQKSKDGSRSKGLNIVDAVPLFHLCLHVSPMAEIALTQIDHLATSSSLVVAGYYLANENLNDISADKPGHRIADKIAENFSAACLVVVDNRRLSLTMEHTALIVSQYSDGKWKTKDRHSVLLEGPAGAVQEAAAILLQRNYQSSLVDFDNHLDDVSLDWLNPETNEAIEEAFNACLEG, from the exons ATGGCAGAAGTGAAGTTTTCTGCCCGTGCTTATTGCAAAATAATTCTCCATGTAGCCAAATATCCTCATGCCGCAGTTAATGGAATTTTGCTGGCTGAAGAACAGAAATCCAAGGATGGATCTAGGAGCAAAGGGCTTAATATCGTAGACGCCGTACCTCTTTTTCACCTGTGTTTACATGTATCACCGATGGCCGAAATAGCTCTCACCCag atCGACCACCTCGCCACATCTTCCAGTTTAGTGGTCGCAGGATATTATTTAGCTAATGAAAACTTGAATGACATCAG TGCTGATAAACCAGGACATCGAATAGCGGATAAAATAGCTGAGAACTTCTCAGCGGCATGCTTGGTCGTG GTGGATAATCGAAGATTATCTCTCACGATGGAACACACAGCATTGATTGTTTCACAGTATAGCGATGGGAAATGGAAAACGAAAGATAGACACAG TGTTCTCCTTGAGGGTCCTGCTGGTGCAGTCCAGGAAGCTGCAGCCATTCTTCTGCAGAGGAACTACCAGTCTTCTCTTGTGGATTTTGACAATCATTTGGATGATGTATCTTTAGACTGGTTGAATCCAGAGACAAATGAAGCTATTGAAGAAGCCTTCAACGCCTGTTTGGAAGGTTGA